The nucleotide sequence cgaactggctaaaggaaagaagccagagagttgtggttgatgaggcagagtctagttggaggcctgtatctagtggagtccctcaagggtcggtactgggaccagtactattcaatatattcatcagtgaattggacaagggaatagagtgcactgaggggtgacctcattaatgtttacaaatatataaagggtgagtgtcacgaggatagagccaggctcttctcggtgacaaccaatgataggacaaggggtaatgggtacaaactggaacacaggagcttccacttaaatatgagaagaaacttcttctcagtgagggtaacagagcactggaacagactgcccagggaggttgtggaatctcctctggagacattcaaaacccacctggacacattcctgtgtaacctcatctaggtgttcctgctctggcagggggattggactagatgatctttcaaggtcccttccaatctctaacattctgtgattctgtgaacaaaacaaaaaaaccccacaacccttTTTAAGTGTATCAAATTCAAGGGTATAATGAGTAGGTGGATTTCATTCTTTTCAGCCACATGAATGTCAACTCTTATTTGTTGATTGGAAGAGGTGTCTGCAACCCCATACTGAACCTTTCATATAGTGACATGTAAACGCAATTTCTGTGTTTGTCTGCTAAGTCTTACTTCTTCATTTTTCAGATACTTGTGCTTTAGTTAAAAATGGAGGCTACTTTTAGTCTGGTAAACCACATCAAATTCTAGCACTCTCTAACAGTACCAAAATAATATTTGCCTTTCAGTCAGCCTATGATAATTTTTTAGGTCATCACCAAGAACAGTGGTTTAGTAGAAGGTCTAATAAAACCTGAAATCTTCTAGAAATGTTGGCAACCATTTCAGATTatttgtacagcacgaaggattGTTGCTGGAGACACCATTTTTTTTGTCAATTACTTTAAGATAAAGCAAACTTCAATTTCATTTACTGGTGTAATTTGAAAAATCTAGGGCTTTTTGTTCCTCTGAAGACACATTCTGCTTTACTTTTTTTATGAAAAAGACACTGTTTTTTCATTCTGCTTAAatttttttattcttaatttgTTACAGATccgtttttccccctttcttttctGGTGAACAGCTGGTTTCCTGGAATGCTGGATGATCTATTCCAGTCACTGTTTCTGTGTGCACTGTTGTTGTTCTGGCTTTGCGTCTACCATGGTATAAGAGTACAGGTAAGGGTGCAGCATTATCTACTAACTGAGAAGATAGTACTTGTTTTTTCAGTTCTCTCAAAAGGTgacaaaaatgaaaccaaagtttttttaaaagacacattttttttattcttaaagtGCAATGTGACACATGAAGCTTTGGTGTAAAAACAGTTTGTGAAGTAGATTATCTTGAGGCTACCATGCCTAAATGAGATAGATGGGATAGTCCACTCTAAACTATTGCAAGACATTCAAAATTAtgcagggttttgttgttgtatatggtggttgattgtttttttaaACCACTGCATAAGATAAATATGAATTCTGGAGCAGTATTCTGTATTTGCAGTGTCAGTGAAATATGTGGGACATTATAAACAGCATGCTCCAAATTTACTGTATCTAATTAACACAAATTATGATACAATTTTATGTCTGCTGTAATCAGCTGTGCAGGTTAAAAATGCAGAAGGCGAGTCTCTTAATCTAGTTCATGCTAAATGAAACGAAGATGATAGTTACTTTATTCTGTCAAGAATGAATGAAATCTCAAATGTGGGTTCACTCCTTCACCACACTGTTGTCCTCTCAATAGGGGGAAAGGAAGTGCTTAACTTTCTATCTGCCCAAATTCTTTATTGTTGGACTATTGTGGCTGGCCTCTGTTACACTGGGAATATGGCAAACGTAAGTAATTTAAAATTTAGTGCAAAATAACAAGCTGAGAGTGTTCAAGATGAGAAGATTGTAATTAGCGCTATCTGTTCCTTAATGCTCTGATTATGGTGTAGGAATGGAGTTCAAATTCTTACATGTTTCTGTTTTGCAAATTGTGACTGATTTGAAAACAGAATTCCCCATGGCTGATCTAGTAATACATAATTCTATAAATTGGATTGAGATCTAGAAATCGCTACTTTGTCAATCTGTTGTGGCACTATTCCCCACTCAGTTCTGGTACATTTGTAATTTCTAAACCATTTTAGTCTCGAGTGTTTGCCTCtgattttatttctcagaaggAAGATACCTTCTAACCTTCTCCATGCTGTTGTACATTGCTGAAAGCAGTGCAGTTGCAGGAAATGCTCGTGCCAATGCCCTATCAGCAGAATTGCTAGGAGGGAAGGGCTTATACTGCAGTTATTTCGTAAGCATCAGTATTATCACCAAGGATAAAAGTTAAACGCTAAATCCTGAAGGCTTGTAGGAATTTACAAGATTATAcgttttctgaaaaataagtgtGGAGATCAGACATACTTACAACTGAAATCCTCCAAATTCCTTCAAGGCCGAGTTTGGGAAGAAGGATGATGTTATGTAGGAATCAATGGCATTGCACCAAGTTACAGAGCCAAAACCTTTAGTTATAAACTCTGTGCAGTAACTTTGAACCTTTTCTTTGTTAGTGGGTTTCTTGGTCAGTGTGGCTTTTTGACCTTGCCTTGTGTAATGGTGTAAGTGCCACTTTTTCATTTTGAATCTTTTCTAGAGTTAATGAAGTGCACGATCCTACATATCAATACAGGGTTGATACAGGTAATTTCCAGGTAAGTCAGAAATGTTTTCTTGCTATTGAATTGTCAGGTAGAGTTAGGCAATAAAAGGAGGTGGCATTTGTTCTTCTATTAAAAATCTATAACACaaattagaaaataatgaaagCTGGTCAGAGGGTCTTGCTCTGACTACTTTTAGTTTTGCTTTAGATTGTGCACAGGCAATACTGAGCTTCATCCCAATGAGAAAAGTAAATTATCTTGCAAATCTGGAGACACCACCACAGGTTTAATCACGGGCTCATGACTGTTGGGATTGAAAGAAAGTTTTTTTAAGCCTCTTATTAAGTTAGTTTTGTACATCCTTACTCCTGCCAAATCCTCTGTCCTAGTAAATTTCAGACTTTCTTGTTGTAAAGGAAGATCTGATTTGTAGGGGTCCTTGTATTGTTCTAAGGAGCTGTGTTTTTAGAAAATAATTGATATTCGTTTCTCTGTGAATTCAATGAACAAAATGATTACTTCTGTTAAACATCCATTCTTTACATTCCCCAAAAATCTACCATGATGTATAGCCATCCTTGTTTTGTACTTCCTTTCATAAGCctactttctgtgaataaattgacCGTTCTATGTTGTGCTTTGGGAAATAATGATTTCTGTTGAGGGAAGAAGAAATAGACCAAATCTTGTTAAATAATAAAAACTTACACCCTTCTTACAGGGAATGAAAATCTTCTTCCTTGTGGTGGCAACCACATATATTCTCTACCTTTTGTTCCTGATAGTGAGGGCATGCTCGGAACTCCGTAACATGCCTTATGTTGGTAAGGAATATTTCTTTTGATTCTTCCCCAACCAGGCTTGCTTCTCCTAGATGTAGCTGTAAATTCGCTAATAACaacttttctcaatttttttcagATCTCAGGTTAAAATTCTTGACTGCATTAACCTTTGTAGTGCTTGTCATTAGGTAAGGCTTTTCAAAGTACATTTCTCAGTACTGTAACTTTTGTAACCTTTTTTTCAGGGCTTTGAATACattctaatagtaaaatcatcaATGAAACTGAGGAATGTCTTTTGATATATTGTTATGGCAagcatttcttaattttttaacCCTTCTGGAGGCTTTTAGAGCTAACTTTATATTATTTCTGTTACCAGAGTAATACACTGCAAGACTTAGAGGTTCACTTAGCAGAGATGTTTTCTGTACTGCTGAATGGCCTACAGTGCACTGTTCACCTCTTTCAGTGCTTTGTAAGCTTCACTTAGTCAAAGCAGAAGCTTAGAATTAATTTCTTAGATTATTGTTAATATctgtctccccttctccaagcaGTTACTTCAAATTACTGTTGACTCTTGGATTGTCTGTAGTGGCTGAAATCTGAGGGAAACAGACCATGATGGgtttttatttctgcttcactGAGCTGACTGCTGACTTTTACTCACAAAAGAATTATTCTTAATTTAGAACTATGAAAGCAAATGTGTCTTAAAATAAATGGTGAGCATGTTAACCTAATTATTTTCTCATACACTCTTCTATCAAGCTACCATTTCAATTTTGTGGTTTAAAGAACCAGTATACCTATATGGtttatctttattttccccaCAGCATTGTTATTCTCTACCTACGCTTTGGAGCACAAGTTCTACAGGACAACTTCGTAGCTGAGCTGTCGACTCATTATCAGAATTATATCCTTGTGTGGTGATACTGCTCAAGTAGGAATGTTAATCTGTTTTCATGCAGAAGGTATTTGAAAATCATGTACCTAAGGACTGAAACATTTGACTTATAGGTGGGCTTTTGAACTTCAGTCCATTTTGATTGAGGTTTCATGTCAGCATTTGTAATGGCTCTTTGTGAGCTGAGACAGTTTCAGTCTGATTTGTTTACATCACATAAATCACAACTTCATCTGATGCTCTTCAGAAGGAATGAAGGTCTAGATATATGTGCATTCAAGTAATTTTAACAAGTTATTGTGACAAATTTGGTTGTATTTGCTGCATGAATTCAGCCTGCTGTATACCTATCAGTTGGCATGGGGTGTACCCAAATAATTGAGAAGTTAACAGTTTACAAGTGactgaaaatgtgtttctgtatTGGTCCAAGTCTACATATGGAAGAGGTCATAGCAGAGAATTTCAGTGACTTGAGAGAAACTATTTCTGATGTCTGTTGGCAACAGGATTACAAACTGTATTTCTGGACCTGAACCATGAGGTCCTAATTCATTCTACTTTCTGAAAGTGCCTGTGTGACTGCAACTGCTCAGATTACTGATAAACTTAAATATGTGTTGGGAGTTAGTAGAAAACTGTATGTAAAACCTTTAGGATTTTCCCAAAGTGATGACAAGAAGCCACATTCAGAGTTCTATCTACAGATagtcctttctccttccttctcaaTTGCTATGCCAAGGAAGAATGTTTTTTATAAGTAAAACAACAATAATATAAAAAGCCCACGTGAAGACCTACCACTTACTTGGCTTTCTTTTGCCATTGAAGGCAGAACTATTCAATTTACCGTGCACTCCACCACTCAAGAGTAGACCTCATCTCAGCAAATGTTACTTGTGttaaagctttgtcttcagtgggAGCTTTACCTTGAAATAGCTTGAGTACATTAGTTGTCACTGAATTTAAAACACAGTTTGGTTTAGCCGTTTATGATCTCAAACTTTAGTGAGGTAAACATCCTTTCCATTGAAACTGCTTATGTATGGTTTGGGTCTTGTTTCCAAAGTTAATATGTATGGAGCTATATCAAGCAATATCCTTGACACTTAATACCAGCAGAATTCTTATCATTTTATGGTTTATTGAACTTTTATCTCTACACATTAGCCTTCGTGTATTCCCCTTCAAAGAATGCACTATATGGTAAGTGTAAGCAGTTGTCTGGCAAACTGTATGACAAGACCTGGCATATTAACAGATACTGTGTAAtatctttatattttatttttcttgttactgTTTTAGTTTGCTTTGAGTTAACATAAGCAGAAGCTGCACTGCTCCTGAGCAAATTAGTATTGGAAATATAAAGGAACAGATAAAATGCATACAAATGATTAGGTAGACTTGAATTCTTATGCACTTAGATCAAGCTTGTTGTCAATATGATATTTGCATATTATGCACCAAGTTTTGCACTGACTCACAGGCAATCCTTAAGGAGCAACAATACTTCATTTGTACGTTGTTCTAACAAAGGTTAATGTTGGCATGCTGGCAGACTGGACTCTGAAATAGGTAACATACTATTGGAAAAGCGGGAGTGAAGCTGATCTCTAACATGGGAGGAACTTCAGGGAACTTGCTATGAGGAGAGGGCTGCACAGGAGCctggaaagatcatctggtccagcctttcatgggaaagggagcctacaTGACATTATGTGGCACCCTGTCCAATCACGTCTTGCATGCTGAGAAATATGCAGGGGGAAGGCACTAAATAGTGGAGCTGGTCCTTTCTGTAAACTTTTTAGAGTTGAGATGGATGGAACTGTTACAGAAGAATGCTATTTTTCCATTAAGAAAGACAAGAGAAATGGCTGGGTGAGGATAAAGTTAGAAACTTGCTGTTGTTTTGCAAGAAGTATTAATTTATAGAAGGGAGAAATTAAGAGACTGCCAGGAAAAAGATTTTATGGCGATTTGCTGGATTGTATTTGACTTGCATATAATTATGAACTACAGCTAAGCAGCAGAGAATACACAAGAAATGAAGGCCTTAAAACAAGGTAGAGGGAATTGTCATAAATAGCCAATGGAAAGTAtttgtttcctttcatctcaCCATAAAGGTACAAGTCCTTCCTTCATCTGTTACAGGATTGAAAAATAACTGGCTAATCATTGACTGGCATACAAAGGATTACAGCTTTGGTCTACTATGTTTGTAGCTTAGAAATAACCAAGACATTAAAGAAGCCTGTGCTTTTGAATaatgattaataataataaagtctGACCTAATTACTTGTATGTGCAGGCTGAAATAATATGACATAGGAAATTGCATAGGGGAGGAAATTAATTTATACAACATGGAGAATATCTATCTGAAAACAAGATGAGATAGTTATGTCATCTCTTTAGCTTTTAAGAATAAATACCATGATATGGCTGAAGGGTAAAGAATTTAAAGGAGATAATTCCTGTTTGGATATAGTTCTGTTAAATTGTAGTCGTGGCTGCTTTGGAAGTTGTTGAGTCTGTTACTACAGTGTTGGGTTGGAAGTACAACCACATTTCTGTATTTAATGTACTAAATTAGCCATTGTTTGTATTTTCCAGAATCACAGCTGAAAGACAATCCTGCTTTTTCTATGCTGAATGATTCAGATGATGATGTGATTTATGGGTAAGATTATAAAACATGTACGGAGAGTTacattttgtgtgttgtttttgtaaTATTCTTTTCCGTAGTCATTAAATAAGTGAAGGATTTGTAAGTTGTTAGTGGAAGTATTCTGCCTAAAGAACAGAAACATAGCCTTATTCTGAAGCAGAAATGCAATACGAATGcacatttttgtttcttctttctttggttTCTAAAAGGGATTGCCATGGCACTGATACAAACAGGTAAGAAAGTATCAGGATGCTGGTAGATCATGGAGTGCAGGCAGCAAGAGCTGTGAAAGGAAAGGACTTCCTTTTAAACTGGGAATGATTACAGGAGTCAGGTGGAGTTGGTAGAGAGGCTGTTCACATGTAAATGCTTCAGAGAAGGAGAATGACTCTTTCTAAGTGTCCATCACTTGCTGAAATAAGAATAAACAAACTCAGTATCTGCCCTTGATGGTTTCACCTCTTATGGAAGACACTGAAGCGGCTGGAATAGTGAGGATGGGGCTATGGAATAGTGAGGATGGGGCAAATACCGCAGTAACCTGAGCAAGTTTGTGCTAGACACGCTATATGCATTATCTGAGATGGCTTGCCTTTGTTTTGGTAGATGCGTAGTGGTAGTACCAGCTTGCTTCTATGCCATTCCTTGAGAAAAGTGGCTTGTAGATAGTGGAATATTTATTATGCATCACCCCCTGGCGAGATGTCATACATATTGCTCATTTCTCCAACAAGGAAGGCAAACACATACCAGCTTCTCACCCAAATAGCAATTTGATGCCTCAGTTTAGTTTGAAGTTTCCTGTTTATTTTGGACTTCCTATCAGAAGTTTTACCAAGTATCTGTTTCACAGGAGTGACTATGAAGAAATGCCACTTCAGAACGGCCAAGCTATTAGAGCCAAATATAAAGAGGAATCAGACAGTGATTGATCGCTTTTTATGTAGACAGACTTGTTCCACTGGAATTAAACCAATTTCAAAGTTTTCCTAGATGGATAACTTCCTTGGCTTCCTCACAGTCTGCTGTCACCTGAACACCGACTCCCAGGAATGACATCCTGTATCTGTTTACAaagttaaaactgaaaaaaagaatgcTTGAAAAGGTTGTGGTGAAAGCTTAAGAAACACAGATTCTTATGTCTTATAAAATTCCTGATAG is from Patagioenas fasciata isolate bPatFas1 chromosome 3, bPatFas1.hap1, whole genome shotgun sequence and encodes:
- the TMEM181 gene encoding transmembrane protein 181 isoform X2 → MEPLAPMRLYTLSKRHFVLVFVVFFVCFGLTVFIGIAGPNVIETSVARTDINNSLKLKPFNLSSPPLSTYNQQLWLTCVVELDQQDVSLKKNVTMTVKVLGVVKDGSTPYVNNQVHNRTRLLSCAQKCSEIIVAHLGYLNYTQYNIFVSFEDLNKLTYNIHNITFTWKTYNPTFSQVEIWFRFVFVVLTFMVTCLFAHSLRKFSMRDWGIEQKWMSILLPLLLLYNDPFFPLSFLVNSWFPGMLDDLFQSLFLCALLLFWLCVYHGIRVQGERKCLTFYLPKFFIVGLLWLASVTLGIWQTVNEVHDPTYQYRVDTGNFQGMKIFFLVVATTYILYLLFLIVRACSELRNMPYVDLRLKFLTALTFVVLVISIVILYLRFGAQVLQDNFVAELSTHYQNSAEFLSFYGLLNFYLYTLAFVYSPSKNALYESQLKDNPAFSMLNDSDDDVIYGSDYEEMPLQNGQAIRAKYKEESDSD